Part of the Sphingomonadaceae bacterium OTU29LAMAA1 genome, CAAACAGGTCGAAGCCGCCATCGGCGGCCCGATCGGCGAGGGCGCGGGCGCGAGGCTGGCGATCTTCGCCAGCGACAGCGAAGGGTACATCCGCAACCAGAATCGCGGCGTCGACAATGTCATCTTCCGCGGCAACACCGGCACGGCCTTCCTGCCGCCTTCACCGTCTCGCCTTGGTGCCGAACGCAAGATCGCAGCGCGTGGTACGGTCACGTTCACCGACAACGACGGCTTCGATGCGACGGTGAAGGTGCTCGCCAGCCGCTACGAGGGGCAGGGGGTCCAGAGCTTTTCCGAAGTCATGGCATGTCCTCCGTCGCGGACACGTCCCGGCACGATCGGCGGCCTCATCGACCCGACCGGAGACTGCAAGCTGAACGACAAGTCGTCGCAAGGCTGGGCGGATCCGGTGATCATCGCCAACTGGCCCGAAGTTCGCCGTAACAACGGCGGCCGTCCATATTCCCGCAACGACTCCTTCCTGCCGATCCTCACGCTCAACTATGCGAAGGGTCCGATCTCCCTGACGTCGGTAACCGGCTATTACGGCTATGATTACGTTACGCAGGGCAACGCCGAAGCGACCAGCTATTCCTATTTCTGGTCCTACAGCAACGAACAGAACAGCAGCTTCTACCAGGAGGTGAGGGCAAGCTCCGCGTTCGAGGGCGCGCTGAACTTTGCGGCCGGGGGGCATTACGAGAAGAACAATCGGACGCTGTTCGTCGGCGGTATCAACGGGTCCCAGCCGCGCGATCCGGCGACGGGTCGTTACGAGACCTATGACAACCAGCAGCACAACAAGTCGGAAGCATGGTCGCTGTTCGGCCAGCTGGTACTGAACGTGACGCCGACGGTCGAGCTCGCCGGCGGCGCCCGCTATACGCGTCAAACCAATGAACTGAACTCCTACACGACGTTCCTGAACCCGGTCATCACCAACATCTCTCCCCCTGGCCGCATCATCGCCGGCGAGAAGAGCCAGGACAACGTATCACCGGAAGCCACGCTGACGTGGCGGCCAACCAGGAATCTGACGATCTATGGCGCCTACAAGAGCGGCTTCCTCGCGGGTGGCTTTTCCAACCCCGGCATTCTGAGCAGTACGACCACCATCAACACGTTGAGCTTCGACAAGGAAACGGTCGACGGCGGCGAATTCGGGATCAAGGGCGGAATACTCGACGGCCGCTTGAACGCATCGCTGACGGCATACCGTTATACGTACAAGGGCTTGCCGCTTACCTCGCTGGTGGCGATCAGCCAGACGGCGGTCAGCTACATCACGCAGAATGCGGCCAACACACGGGTGCAGGGGCTCGAGTTCGAAACGTCGTACAGGGGCCCGGCAGGACTGATCCTGCGCGCCACTGCGGCGTACAACGATGCCAAGTTCAACGAGTTCGATCGTGCGCAATGCTGGACTGGCCAGTCGCTCGCACAGGGTTGCCTGGTCGATGCGGTGACGCGCGCCACGTATCAGAACCTCAGCGGTCGTACCGTCTACCGTTCCCCGAAATGGATCGCCACCGGCGGTGCCGTGAAGACCGTATCCCTGGGCGGCGACTATTCGGCAACGCTCAACGCCGATGTGCGCTATTCGGCGGGCTATTTTACCGGGGTCAATCTCAACCCCTATTCCTATCAGAAGAGCTATCTGCTTCTGAATGCCGGCGCGAGGCTGACCTCGCTGGCCAACTGGTCCCTCTCCGTCATCGGCCGCAATCTCACCAATCGTCGCTACGGAACGCTCGGCATCGACAAGCCCGGCGGAATTGGAGAGGTGTTCACCGTCGCCGGCGAACCGCGGGCAGTCGTGCTGCAGATCGAGACGAAGTTCTGATGGACGAGCCCGCGCTCCCGATGGAATGCGATCTGCTGGTGATCGGCGGCGGCATGGCCGGGATGTCGGCCGCCGGCTGGGCTGCCGAAAACGGAGCGCGGGTCATCGTGCTGGAAAAGGCGGGAGCGCTCGGCGGATCCGCCGTTCTGTCGGGTGGTGTATTCTGGACCGCCAGCTCGCATGGCAAGATGGCACTCTACGGCGGTGGAGACCCGGAACTGGCGCGTGTGGTGTTCGACACCTATGGCAGCGCTCTCGCACGGTTGCGCGAGCGCGGCATCGAGGTGTCGCCGCGGCTCGACGTCCTGCACGGGCAGGGCTACCAGATCGACATCGCCGCCCATATCCGTGGCTGCGCCGATCTGGTCGAGCAGCATGGTGGTTTCATCGCCCTCGACACCGAGACGACCGCGCTGACCCGCGACCCCAATGGGGCCGTCGTCGGCGCGACGGCGCATCACGTGGATGGCGATATCGTCATCCACGCCGCGGGTACGATCATCGCGACGGGGGGCTTCCAGGCCTCGCCCGACCTGCGCGAACGCTACATCCATCCCCACGCACGCGACATGCTGTTGCGTTCCAACCCGATCAGCGACGGCGGCGGCCTGCGGCTCGGCGAGGCGGCTGGCGGCGAGGTCGCGGGACGAAACCGGCGCTTCTACGGGCATCTGGTCAGCGGCTCGGATCGGTGGAACGATGAACGCCTGTATGTGGCGTTGTCGCAATATCATTCGGACCGTGCGCTGCTGTTCAATACCGCGGGCGAGCGGTTCTGCGACGAGACGCTGGGAGATCACGTCAACACCTACGAGACCCTGGTCCAGCCCGGCGCGCGTGCCCTGTGCGTGTGGGACAGCCGCGTTCATGCCTCCTATGCCACGGTGCCCGTCGTCTCGGTCGGCGTCGCCGACGACAAGTTCGATGTCGCCATGGCGCACGGTGGCGAAGGTCGGATAGCGGCCGATCTCGACGGCATACGGCAGTTCGCCGACAGCGTCGGGTTCGATGGTGGTCGCATCATCGCAGCGATGGCGCGCTTCAATCACGATGCGCGCCACGGCTGGGAAAACCAGCGTCCGCCGCGCAGCGAGGACAATCGCCCGATCGACAAGCCACCGTTCTACGCCCTGGTCGTCCATCCGGCGATCACATTTACCTTCGGCGGATTGACCATCGACGCCGATGCCCATGTCTTGCGGGCAGATGGATCGCGGGTGCCCGGCCTGTTCGCTGCGGGTGCTGACGCGGCGGGAGCCTATGGCAGCGGCTATGCCGGAGGCCTCGCTTTGGCGATGACGTTCGGTATCGCCGCGGCGCGTTCGGCGGGGTGGGCATGACGGCGGTCCTCCACATCGATACCCCTGCCGAGGCGCGTCAGCGGCGGATGGCATTGTTCGCGTTGTTCGTGGTTTCGGCGTTCAACTATTTCGATCGTACCATCCTGTCGGTGCTCCAGATCCCGATCAAGACCGAACTCGGGCTATCCGACGGTCAGCTGGGGGCACTCACCGGTTTTACCTTCGCCTTGTTCTACGCCACGCTGTCCCTGCCGATCGCACGGCTTGCCGACCGCTACAACCGGCGTATCATCGTCGCCATCTCGCTTGCGATATGGAGCGCGATGACGGCCTTGTGCGGGTTCGCGACCGGCTTCGCCTCGCTCGCCTTCTTCCGCATCGGCGTCGCGATCGGCGAGGCCGGTAGCGTGCCGGCGAGCGTGTCGCTGATCGCCGATTACTATCCGCCGCACCGCCGGGCGATGGCGGTGTCGGTCTGGGGCCTCGCCCTGCCGGCCGGCCTGCTGATCGGCTACGGCAGCATCGGGGCATTGGCGAATGCGGTCGGCTGGCGGCTCGCCTTCGCGATCGTCGGTGGTATCGGCGTTCTCATCGCGCCGCTGGTGCTGGCGATGGTCGGCAATCCGATCCGCGGACGGCTGGACGGCGCTGGTGCGAAAGCGGCCGCCGTTCCGCCCTTGCCGCTCGGACAGGCCTTGGCGCTGCTCTGGCGCACGCCGGCCTACCGGTGGGTGGCGATCGCGGGCATGTTCCACGGCTTCTCGCAATACGCGATGATGACGTGGAACGCGCCGTTCTTCGTCCGGACGCACCACCTGTCGCTGCGGGACGTGTCGTTTCTGATGGCGCTGCTCAGTGGTGTCGCGGGTGCGATCGGCATGTATGGCAGCGGCTGGCTGACCGACCGGCTTGCGATCCATGATCGTCGCTGGCGCGTGTGGATCATGGGCGCCAGCGTCGCCGCCACGGTGCCGTGCGCGTTGGTCCAATACCTGGCGTCCTCGACGAACGTCTCGATCGTCGCAGCCGGATTTTCCTCGATGCTGATGATCGCTTATTACGGTCCGATCGTCGCCGCGACACAATCTGCGGTGCCGCCGACGATGCGGGCGTTCGGCAACGCCATGCTGCTGCTGACCTTCAACCTGTTCGGCCTGGGTCTCGGGCCACTGGCGGCAGGTGCGCTCAGCGACTGGCTCAACCCGACGTTCGGCGACGACGCGCTGCGCTATGCGCTGGTGCTGGTGCTTGCGCCCTCGGTGCTGGCCGCCGGACTGTTCTTCTACGCCGGCCGCTATTGGCAGAATGAAACCGTCGCGGACAAGGAGCCCCTCCATGCGTGAACTTTCCGGAAAATGCGCAGTCGTGACCGGCGCAGGCAGCGGCATCGGTGCCGCGCTGGTCCGGCGGCTGGCGGCCGAGGGCATGAACATCGTCCTTGCCGACGTGGCGGCAGACGACGCCGGGGCGGTCGCGGAGGAGATTGGCGCGGCGCGCAGCATGGTGGTCCGATGCGACGTATCCGATGCAGGGGCGGTCGAGGCGATGGCGGTGGCCGCGGAGGCACGGTTCGGACCTGTGGCGTTGCTGTGCAACAATGCCGGGATCGTGCCCGGCGGCCGCCATCGCAAGGTCTGGGAATACAGCCTCAACGACTGGCAGTGGTCGCTCGGGGTCAACCTGTACGGGGTCATCAACGGCATCCGCAGCTTCGTCCCCCGGATGATCGCGCATGGCACGCCGGCGCATGTCCTCAACACCGCTTCGGTGGCCGGGTTCGTCAGCGGATCGGGGTCGGCCTGCTACGGGGCATCGAAGCATGCGGTGGTGCGGGTGACCGAGGCGCTGCTCGCCGGATTGCAGGAGGCGGACGCACCGATCGGCGTCACCTTGCTCGCGCCCGGATTGGTGGCCACGCGCATCTACGAGGCGGAACGCCTGCGTCCGGATCATCTTTCGGACGCCGGCGGCAGTCCACGCGAGTCCGCTGAACTCGAAGCGATGCGCGACGATTTGTACCGTGGCGCGACCACCGCCGGGCAAACCGCCGACCTTGCGATCGATGCGGTCATCGATGGGCGCTTCTACGTCTTCACGACCGCGGCATTCGATGCGGCGATCCGGCAACGCTGTGCCGACATCGTCGATCGGGCCGATCCGCGGTTCGAGAGCATCGTGGCGATGAGCCGCAAGGATTCCGGTCTGGACCCGGCCGCAACGTCGTCGTGAACGGCATACTGTCGGGACGTTGCGCGGTCGTCACCGGCGCGGCCTCCGGCATCGGCCGCGCCACCGCCGAACTGTTCGCCGCGGAAGGCGCGCGGATCGTTCTGGTCGACCGCGATGCGGATGCCGCGCGCGCCGTCGCCGGGGGACTGGCCGGCCGCGATCACAGCGTCGTGGTGATGGATGTCGCCGACGAAGCCGGCTGGCGAGCGCTCGCCGCATCGCTCGATGCAGGGTGCGACATCCTGGTCAACAATGCCGGCGTCGCCGCGCTCGACCCGATCGCCGCCACCAGCCTTGCGCGCTGGCGTGCGACGATGGCGGTGAACCTCGACTCGGTCTTCCTCGGCACCCGCGCGCTGCTGCCGATCCTGGCTCGGTCGGGGCGCGGGGCCATCGTCAACGTGGCGTCGATCCGGGGCATCATCGGCGGGGTCAATGCGACCGCCTATTGCGCGTCGAAGGGGGCGGTGAGGCTCTTTACAAAGGCCGTCGCCCTGGAATGCGCCGAACAGGGCAATGGCGTGCGCGTCAATTCGGTCCATCCCGGCCTGATCGACACGCCGCTGGCCGCCGCTGCATTGACCGACCGCGAAACAGCCGCCGGCCGCATGGCCGCGCTACCGATGGCGCGCGCGGGCCGTCCCGCCGAAATCGCGGCCGCCATCCTGTTCGCGGCCAGCGACGCCGCGCGATACATGACGGGAGCGGAGATCGTCATCGACGGCGGCACGATCGCGCAATAGGCGCCGCGCCGTATCGTCGATCACGGAGCCGCCGTGCCGATCGGCGTCGCCACCACGCCGTCGGGCGTCCAGCGGCCGTTCAGCAGATCCGCTTTCGGCAGATAGGCGCGCAACGCCAGGTAGAATGGGCGATCGGGTGCGGGGAGCCAGTTCGTCGCGTTCCCCGGCCGATCGCGCTGGATCAGGATCTTTACCGATCCGTCCTTGCCCATGATGAGTCCGGGCGTCCGGTCGTTGACCAGATAGCGTTTCAGCACATTGGGGTGCAAGCGATAGGTCGCGGCGTCGTAAAGCGTCACCGACCAGAAGGCGTCGACCGGCGGCGGGGGCGCCAGCGTCAACGTATAGGCCGCCCGCGATCCGTCGAGTGGCCGGCCGGCGGCATCGGAGAAGGTGTTGAAGGAATAGTTCTCCTCGCTGACGTTGGCGCCGAGGCCGACGTAGTTGATCGTCGCCCGATTGAGGTAATTGAAGCCGTATCGCGCCTTTTCGATGCGGTTCCAGCCCTTGCCCGTCGCGATCCCGAGCTGCGATCGCGAGGCGCGGATGATCGTCATCGCGGCCTGATACCCGGCCTCGATCCCAGCTTTGGTCTCTTCGTCGAGGGCGGCGGGATCAAAGGGTGCGGCAAGGCCGACGCCGACCGCCTGAAAGCGATGGACCAGCGCATCTTCCTGCA contains:
- a CDS encoding TonB-dependent receptor; amino-acid sequence: MKSTLRIALLAAASIASLSAASVGAQQLAAAPSAAVAAAADPLPRDGPPPQTIDTTTDPRTAASVGPVGGEIVVTARRRVERLQDVPVAATVVDQQQIRQYDLTSVANIRIAAPEISLDRGFTGSGSSIALRGVSSSSIDAGVEQSVLLDFDGMAISRGRILNDALFDMESLTVLKGPQAVFFGKNSPGGVVSVRSAAPGKALNGYIRTGYEFTTDNKQVEAAIGGPIGEGAGARLAIFASDSEGYIRNQNRGVDNVIFRGNTGTAFLPPSPSRLGAERKIAARGTVTFTDNDGFDATVKVLASRYEGQGVQSFSEVMACPPSRTRPGTIGGLIDPTGDCKLNDKSSQGWADPVIIANWPEVRRNNGGRPYSRNDSFLPILTLNYAKGPISLTSVTGYYGYDYVTQGNAEATSYSYFWSYSNEQNSSFYQEVRASSAFEGALNFAAGGHYEKNNRTLFVGGINGSQPRDPATGRYETYDNQQHNKSEAWSLFGQLVLNVTPTVELAGGARYTRQTNELNSYTTFLNPVITNISPPGRIIAGEKSQDNVSPEATLTWRPTRNLTIYGAYKSGFLAGGFSNPGILSSTTTINTLSFDKETVDGGEFGIKGGILDGRLNASLTAYRYTYKGLPLTSLVAISQTAVSYITQNAANTRVQGLEFETSYRGPAGLILRATAAYNDAKFNEFDRAQCWTGQSLAQGCLVDAVTRATYQNLSGRTVYRSPKWIATGGAVKTVSLGGDYSATLNADVRYSAGYFTGVNLNPYSYQKSYLLLNAGARLTSLANWSLSVIGRNLTNRRYGTLGIDKPGGIGEVFTVAGEPRAVVLQIETKF
- a CDS encoding FAD-dependent oxidoreductase — its product is MDEPALPMECDLLVIGGGMAGMSAAGWAAENGARVIVLEKAGALGGSAVLSGGVFWTASSHGKMALYGGGDPELARVVFDTYGSALARLRERGIEVSPRLDVLHGQGYQIDIAAHIRGCADLVEQHGGFIALDTETTALTRDPNGAVVGATAHHVDGDIVIHAAGTIIATGGFQASPDLRERYIHPHARDMLLRSNPISDGGGLRLGEAAGGEVAGRNRRFYGHLVSGSDRWNDERLYVALSQYHSDRALLFNTAGERFCDETLGDHVNTYETLVQPGARALCVWDSRVHASYATVPVVSVGVADDKFDVAMAHGGEGRIAADLDGIRQFADSVGFDGGRIIAAMARFNHDARHGWENQRPPRSEDNRPIDKPPFYALVVHPAITFTFGGLTIDADAHVLRADGSRVPGLFAAGADAAGAYGSGYAGGLALAMTFGIAAARSAGWA
- a CDS encoding MFS transporter, whose protein sequence is MTAVLHIDTPAEARQRRMALFALFVVSAFNYFDRTILSVLQIPIKTELGLSDGQLGALTGFTFALFYATLSLPIARLADRYNRRIIVAISLAIWSAMTALCGFATGFASLAFFRIGVAIGEAGSVPASVSLIADYYPPHRRAMAVSVWGLALPAGLLIGYGSIGALANAVGWRLAFAIVGGIGVLIAPLVLAMVGNPIRGRLDGAGAKAAAVPPLPLGQALALLWRTPAYRWVAIAGMFHGFSQYAMMTWNAPFFVRTHHLSLRDVSFLMALLSGVAGAIGMYGSGWLTDRLAIHDRRWRVWIMGASVAATVPCALVQYLASSTNVSIVAAGFSSMLMIAYYGPIVAATQSAVPPTMRAFGNAMLLLTFNLFGLGLGPLAAGALSDWLNPTFGDDALRYALVLVLAPSVLAAGLFFYAGRYWQNETVADKEPLHA
- a CDS encoding SDR family NAD(P)-dependent oxidoreductase; the protein is MRELSGKCAVVTGAGSGIGAALVRRLAAEGMNIVLADVAADDAGAVAEEIGAARSMVVRCDVSDAGAVEAMAVAAEARFGPVALLCNNAGIVPGGRHRKVWEYSLNDWQWSLGVNLYGVINGIRSFVPRMIAHGTPAHVLNTASVAGFVSGSGSACYGASKHAVVRVTEALLAGLQEADAPIGVTLLAPGLVATRIYEAERLRPDHLSDAGGSPRESAELEAMRDDLYRGATTAGQTADLAIDAVIDGRFYVFTTAAFDAAIRQRCADIVDRADPRFESIVAMSRKDSGLDPAATSS
- a CDS encoding SDR family oxidoreductase, whose translation is MNGILSGRCAVVTGAASGIGRATAELFAAEGARIVLVDRDADAARAVAGGLAGRDHSVVVMDVADEAGWRALAASLDAGCDILVNNAGVAALDPIAATSLARWRATMAVNLDSVFLGTRALLPILARSGRGAIVNVASIRGIIGGVNATAYCASKGAVRLFTKAVALECAEQGNGVRVNSVHPGLIDTPLAAAALTDRETAAGRMAALPMARAGRPAEIAAAILFAASDAARYMTGAEIVIDGGTIAQ